The Candidatus Neomarinimicrobiota bacterium genome includes a window with the following:
- a CDS encoding TonB-dependent receptor, whose translation MKRLTLIAGVLLLFASFTQAQQGGRITGQVTDAKTGDPLPGVNIIVRGTYYGAATDEKGQYQILNISPGNYELQVSMIGYKRILKTGVNVTAGERVTLNFELEQTSLALGQEVEVIGERPLIDVDETSSTVRMGSDDIDNQIVNTVDNVIQQQVGVSSVDNEIHIRGGRVDESLYVIDGMSIKDPLSGNASNVFITAEAVEELEVITGGFNAEYGQAMSGVIDVKLKAGSDRYTGGFTYITDKWAPGVFRDFNTDRLEFNIGGPELLNNYILKNIGLELPGKWYFFVSGYGRLSDTYLPHASELYPARDWQESFARREENDYHLLGKLTWKKNAQQTLSYSYDRSLKINQGFFMNKTYTNTYYPYYYENILDNYNTMTRENIINNLSWTHTLNSRTFYELSLGRFFTDFHSAARGLHYSEYREHQDLEPIRYEANANGNINVEFGDEFWDQGMPPDWFDYWSENLSAEFDFTYTTGGRHTYKTGFDMRATTMQLIHIDTPWWGDNPFGRAFDIYRVRPFDGAFYLQDKIVFDGMIVNIGMRYDFWFPGEKVDELMTTDMTSLSPTINDFAKQTYKEETFEFFGRRGKAHLSPRLGISHPVSDNDVLYFNYGHFSQLPTYQYVYANLFTRDENSYSLFGNPNLSPKTTVSYELGIKHKFDENTVLEFRSYYKDMFDYETSASITLFDPAKGNQSFLMYLNMDYARARGVEIVFRKRFGRYFAGDANFSYSQVTGKSSTPYDNLLVTAGRLDEKPLGESFLSWDRPVSFFANLHFTMDRERRPHLLGLPMPNDWRTSFRIEYNSGRRYTPYTNISLVKQGDTWYYDGDRRSDEPYSAITPSWWNMDVKISKTLYDGIFRSLLVLEIENIFDYKIPRRINPFTGEPYDPGETIPYYLANAPNPNFDPSRYREGRVAKLGMKVDF comes from the coding sequence ATGAAACGACTCACACTCATCGCTGGGGTGCTGTTACTGTTTGCCAGCTTTACGCAGGCACAGCAGGGCGGCCGGATTACCGGGCAGGTGACGGATGCCAAAACCGGCGATCCGCTACCCGGCGTAAATATCATTGTCCGGGGAACCTACTACGGTGCGGCCACCGATGAAAAGGGTCAGTACCAGATCCTGAATATCTCACCCGGAAACTATGAGCTCCAGGTGAGTATGATCGGGTACAAGCGGATTCTGAAGACCGGCGTAAACGTGACGGCCGGCGAACGGGTCACATTGAATTTCGAACTGGAGCAAACCTCCCTCGCATTAGGACAGGAAGTGGAAGTTATCGGTGAAAGGCCCCTGATCGACGTGGACGAAACTTCATCCACCGTCCGCATGGGCAGCGATGACATCGACAATCAGATCGTCAATACTGTGGATAACGTGATCCAGCAGCAAGTGGGGGTCTCCTCGGTGGACAACGAGATCCATATCCGTGGCGGCCGGGTGGACGAAAGTCTGTACGTCATCGACGGGATGTCTATCAAGGATCCGCTTTCCGGGAATGCTTCCAACGTGTTTATCACCGCCGAGGCGGTGGAGGAACTGGAGGTTATCACCGGCGGATTTAACGCAGAATACGGCCAGGCGATGTCCGGCGTCATCGACGTCAAGCTGAAGGCCGGCAGCGATCGCTATACCGGTGGCTTCACCTATATCACGGATAAATGGGCGCCCGGAGTGTTCAGGGATTTCAATACCGACCGGCTGGAGTTCAATATCGGCGGCCCGGAACTCCTCAACAATTACATCCTGAAGAATATCGGACTGGAACTCCCCGGTAAGTGGTATTTTTTCGTCAGCGGCTACGGCCGGCTGTCCGATACCTACCTCCCTCATGCCAGTGAACTGTATCCGGCACGGGACTGGCAGGAATCGTTCGCCCGGCGGGAGGAGAACGACTACCATCTGCTGGGCAAACTGACCTGGAAGAAAAACGCACAGCAGACGCTCTCGTACTCCTATGATCGATCCCTGAAGATCAATCAGGGCTTCTTTATGAACAAGACCTATACCAACACCTATTATCCATACTATTACGAGAATATTCTGGATAACTACAACACGATGACCCGGGAAAATATCATCAATAACCTGAGCTGGACCCATACTCTCAACTCCCGGACGTTTTACGAGCTGAGTCTGGGCCGGTTTTTTACCGACTTTCATTCGGCCGCCCGCGGATTACACTACTCGGAATATCGCGAGCATCAGGATCTGGAGCCCATCCGGTACGAGGCCAACGCCAATGGCAATATCAATGTTGAATTCGGCGATGAGTTCTGGGATCAGGGCATGCCGCCGGATTGGTTCGACTACTGGAGCGAAAACCTGAGTGCCGAGTTCGACTTTACCTATACCACCGGCGGGCGCCACACCTACAAAACCGGCTTCGATATGCGCGCCACTACCATGCAACTGATTCACATCGATACGCCGTGGTGGGGCGACAATCCGTTCGGGCGCGCCTTCGACATCTACCGGGTCCGACCGTTTGACGGCGCCTTTTATCTCCAGGACAAGATTGTATTCGACGGCATGATCGTGAACATCGGGATGCGGTACGACTTCTGGTTTCCCGGCGAAAAGGTGGACGAGTTGATGACCACGGACATGACCTCCCTGTCGCCAACCATCAACGATTTTGCCAAGCAGACTTACAAGGAGGAGACTTTTGAATTTTTTGGCCGGCGGGGCAAGGCGCATCTCAGTCCACGGTTGGGGATTTCCCATCCGGTGTCGGACAATGATGTTCTCTATTTCAACTACGGACATTTCTCCCAGCTACCTACATATCAATACGTGTATGCCAACCTGTTTACCAGGGATGAAAACAGCTATTCCCTCTTTGGGAATCCGAATCTGAGTCCCAAGACCACCGTTTCGTATGAACTGGGCATTAAGCATAAGTTCGATGAAAATACGGTACTGGAATTCAGATCGTACTACAAGGATATGTTCGACTACGAGACTTCCGCCAGCATCACGCTGTTCGACCCGGCCAAGGGGAACCAGAGTTTTCTGATGTACCTGAACATGGATTACGCCCGGGCGCGTGGTGTCGAAATTGTGTTCCGAAAGCGGTTTGGTCGCTATTTCGCCGGTGACGCCAACTTTTCCTATTCCCAGGTGACCGGAAAGAGCTCCACGCCGTATGACAATCTGCTGGTCACCGCCGGGCGGCTGGACGAAAAGCCGCTGGGCGAGAGCTTTCTCAGCTGGGATCGCCCCGTCAGTTTCTTTGCGAATCTACACTTTACTATGGATCGGGAACGCCGGCCTCATCTTTTGGGATTGCCCATGCCCAATGACTGGCGCACAAGTTTCCGCATCGAATACAATTCCGGGCGTCGCTATACGCCGTATACCAACATCTCGCTTGTCAAACAGGGCGATACCTGGTATTACGACGGCGACCGACGCAGCGACGAGCCGTACTCGGCTATTACGCCGTCCTGGTGGAACATGGACGTGAAAATCTCCAAAACACTGTACGATGGTATCTTCCGTTCGCTCCTGGTGCTGGAAATCGAAAATATCTTCGACTATAAGATTCCCCGGCGGATAAACCCGTTTACCGGTGAGCCGTACGACCCTGGCGAGACTATCCCGTATTATCTGGCCAATGCACCGAATCCCAACTTTGATCCCTCCCGCTACCGGGAAGGCCGCGTCGCAAAACTGGGCATGAAGGTGGACTTCTGA
- a CDS encoding PorV/PorQ family protein gives MGFEQRKFNQENGREEKNRRSPFDNLRMTADCPLQTVRALIIIILVITVSFSGTAYAQGNLFQVLGGQRAGTSSFPFLKIGVGARAAGMGEAFVGIADDASALYWNPAGIAQTGGAEFIGTHTAWPADINYEFLGYVQPVGRNIYLGASAGFLHMDPMEVRTVYNPHGTGEYFNYSDMVLGASFAMRMTDRFSFGVTLKHVQENLAGLIMDGQMLDLGTFYWTGFKSLRFSVALTNFGPQVAPAGTYEKPLIAGGTGEFKYSEFSPPTVFRIGSAMNLIETGAHVLTGSIQLNHPVDNAENFVAGGEYKFMDMLALRGGYKLNADEGGLAFGAGVEIPMIGMEKFRFDYAYTDFGRLTSVHRFAIGFEL, from the coding sequence ATGGGATTTGAACAGAGGAAATTCAATCAGGAGAATGGTCGTGAGGAAAAGAACAGGCGTTCACCCTTCGACAATCTCAGGATGACGGCTGACTGTCCGCTGCAAACAGTGCGTGCTCTCATAATCATAATCCTTGTGATAACGGTGTCTTTTTCCGGAACCGCTTACGCCCAGGGCAACCTGTTCCAGGTGCTCGGTGGCCAGCGGGCGGGCACGTCATCGTTTCCGTTTCTGAAGATTGGTGTCGGCGCCAGGGCAGCCGGCATGGGCGAAGCATTCGTCGGTATCGCGGACGACGCCTCGGCGCTCTACTGGAATCCGGCCGGGATCGCCCAGACCGGTGGAGCGGAGTTTATCGGAACGCATACCGCCTGGCCTGCTGATATCAACTACGAATTTTTAGGCTATGTTCAGCCCGTCGGCCGAAACATTTACCTCGGCGCCAGCGCCGGATTCCTCCACATGGATCCCATGGAAGTCCGGACGGTTTACAATCCACATGGTACCGGTGAATATTTCAATTACAGCGATATGGTGCTGGGGGCATCTTTTGCAATGCGGATGACCGACCGGTTTTCCTTCGGCGTAACGCTGAAACATGTACAGGAAAACCTGGCCGGCCTCATCATGGACGGACAGATGCTGGATCTTGGCACCTTCTACTGGACCGGATTCAAGTCGCTCCGCTTCAGCGTGGCGCTGACGAATTTCGGCCCGCAGGTGGCGCCAGCGGGCACCTATGAAAAGCCGCTCATCGCCGGCGGAACCGGCGAATTCAAATATTCGGAATTTTCCCCGCCGACAGTCTTCCGCATCGGGAGCGCCATGAATTTAATCGAAACCGGCGCCCACGTCCTGACCGGATCAATTCAGCTAAACCATCCCGTGGACAACGCCGAAAATTTCGTCGCCGGCGGGGAATATAAATTCATGGATATGCTGGCACTCCGCGGCGGATATAAACTGAATGCCGATGAAGGTGGACTGGCGTTCGGCGCGGGAGTGGAAATCCCCATGATCGGCATGGAAAAATTTCGTTTCGATTACGCTTATACGGACTTTGGACGACTGACCTCTGTCCACCGCTTTGCCATAGGATTTGAGCTGTAA
- a CDS encoding T9SS type A sorting domain-containing protein, whose protein sequence is MKKLTIAAILLALPLQIFAQIFINEIDYDQPSTDTGEFIELTGTAGTYNNVTIVLMNGNGNTPYNTIDLGNITLTDETNGFGFYVIGTGTVSEADFNFSNPDNNVQNGAPDGVELQVDGTIVDAASYEGELNDSNGDPMEVATPDDSYWEGDEGKSIGRVGLDGSRWEVMDNSPGAKNNGQSLEQGLPVISNVFHSPSPPNETESVTVTADVTDADGTISSVELFVSIDGGDFSSSAMTNSSGDTYSGTIAAQSVGTEVSFYIEATDNDTKTSQSSTYEYTVISSSGYSIAEIQETSDAGTGGDCYPSPYVGQPVSFSGIVTASSEGTRFVQDARSLWSGVKVYDSDATFTVGDSVSITGSVSEYFGMTEVSDLSDYTIHTSDNSIYDPMEVSTGTLGGGCSSQGESYEGMLVVLNDVTVTGTADQYGQWFVDDGSGEAEIEDTFFPYEPTAGEQFDQIIGVVNYGYEEYEVLPRSEDDLVKNADAPTISGITSSPDFVRANNQIEIRVTIEPTVGSIDSAVILYGSGGSFPNTAALYPESGNEYVGIIPAQSGNSEFQYKIYTEDDQGNSVESPEKTIFVAAESPMEIGTLRDDISTYEGQVVTVSGIVTIGAGVLVDTRTEAYIQDASGRGVQLFHPDLMDNIARGDKVTAVGRASVFDGILEIENFRYTIESTDNTLPEAEELTIAEANNSAWEGTFIRFTGTITDKWWAGGGTNLEVADETDTTIVRIWDVTGIDTTDFAVGTQEKFRGVAGIYIDDGQTVHQLLLGYESDYGTQVSTDPEDLTQPQKFALSGAYPNPFNPATNITWHLDKAGQHELAVYNLLGQKIRVLSTGYATAGRHMTQWNAGDQPSGIYFFRLTADGRTLIKKATLLR, encoded by the coding sequence ATGAAAAAACTTACCATCGCCGCAATCCTGCTGGCCTTACCGCTGCAGATCTTTGCGCAGATTTTTATTAACGAAATCGATTACGATCAGCCGAGTACCGATACCGGCGAATTCATAGAACTCACGGGAACGGCAGGAACGTACAATAATGTGACTATCGTGTTGATGAATGGTAATGGAAATACACCATATAATACCATTGATCTTGGAAATATTACGCTAACCGATGAGACCAACGGTTTTGGTTTTTACGTCATTGGTACCGGTACTGTCTCAGAAGCGGATTTTAATTTCTCGAATCCGGACAATAACGTCCAGAACGGCGCTCCTGATGGAGTTGAATTGCAAGTCGATGGAACGATCGTGGACGCAGCCTCCTACGAAGGTGAACTAAACGATTCCAACGGCGATCCCATGGAAGTGGCAACGCCGGACGATTCCTACTGGGAAGGCGACGAGGGCAAATCCATTGGCCGGGTCGGGCTGGACGGCTCCCGCTGGGAAGTGATGGACAATTCGCCGGGGGCAAAAAACAACGGTCAGTCATTGGAACAGGGACTGCCTGTGATTTCCAACGTGTTCCATTCGCCGAGTCCGCCGAACGAAACCGAAAGCGTAACGGTCACCGCTGATGTCACCGATGCTGATGGCACAATCTCTTCCGTGGAACTGTTCGTCTCCATTGATGGCGGGGATTTTTCGTCCTCGGCTATGACCAACTCTTCCGGCGACACTTACTCCGGCACTATCGCTGCGCAATCCGTTGGTACGGAAGTCTCCTTTTACATCGAAGCTACCGACAACGATACCAAAACATCCCAGAGTTCCACATACGAATATACGGTGATAAGTTCTTCCGGCTACTCCATTGCGGAGATTCAGGAAACCAGTGATGCCGGCACCGGGGGCGATTGCTATCCCTCCCCCTATGTTGGACAACCCGTATCTTTCTCGGGAATTGTTACTGCTTCCAGTGAGGGGACGAGATTTGTACAGGATGCCAGGAGTCTTTGGAGCGGCGTGAAGGTTTATGATAGTGACGCGACGTTTACAGTTGGTGACAGTGTATCCATTACTGGATCAGTCTCCGAATATTTCGGTATGACAGAGGTCTCGGACCTAAGTGACTATACAATTCATACATCCGACAACTCGATTTATGATCCTATGGAAGTCTCAACCGGAACGCTGGGAGGCGGTTGTTCTTCCCAAGGTGAATCTTACGAAGGTATGTTGGTTGTGCTGAATGATGTGACGGTCACCGGCACAGCTGACCAGTATGGACAATGGTTTGTCGATGATGGAAGCGGTGAGGCAGAGATCGAAGACACCTTTTTTCCATATGAACCGACTGCCGGCGAACAGTTTGATCAGATTATCGGCGTTGTGAATTACGGATATGAAGAATACGAAGTGCTGCCCCGTTCGGAAGATGATTTGGTGAAAAACGCAGACGCCCCCACCATCTCTGGCATTACCTCCTCGCCGGATTTTGTTCGGGCCAATAACCAGATCGAGATCCGGGTGACTATTGAGCCGACGGTTGGCAGCATCGACTCTGCTGTAATCCTCTACGGCTCCGGCGGCAGCTTTCCGAATACGGCAGCACTGTACCCGGAATCCGGAAACGAGTATGTCGGTATTATTCCGGCCCAAAGCGGGAATTCGGAGTTTCAGTATAAAATTTACACAGAAGACGATCAGGGGAACAGTGTTGAATCCCCGGAGAAAACGATATTTGTTGCTGCCGAGTCGCCGATGGAAATCGGGACGCTCCGGGACGACATATCGACGTATGAGGGGCAGGTTGTGACGGTCTCCGGCATCGTGACCATCGGCGCGGGAGTGCTGGTGGACACCCGCACCGAGGCGTACATCCAGGATGCGTCCGGTCGCGGTGTGCAGCTGTTCCATCCGGACTTAATGGACAATATCGCCCGCGGTGACAAGGTAACGGCAGTCGGGCGTGCAAGCGTATTCGATGGAATTCTTGAGATAGAAAACTTCAGATATACCATCGAATCCACAGATAACACGCTGCCGGAGGCGGAAGAGCTGACCATCGCCGAAGCAAACAATTCCGCCTGGGAAGGAACATTCATCCGATTCACCGGCACTATTACCGATAAGTGGTGGGCCGGTGGCGGTACCAATCTGGAGGTCGCGGACGAGACCGACACAACTATCGTACGGATTTGGGACGTGACCGGGATCGACACCACAGACTTCGCCGTTGGAACGCAAGAAAAATTCCGGGGCGTAGCGGGTATTTACATTGACGACGGACAAACAGTACACCAGCTACTCCTGGGCTACGAATCGGACTACGGCACCCAGGTGTCCACCGATCCGGAGGATTTGACCCAACCGCAAAAATTTGCGCTTTCCGGGGCGTATCCAAACCCGTTTAATCCGGCGACCAATATTACCTGGCACCTGGACAAGGCTGGACAGCACGAATTGGCCGTCTACAATCTGCTGGGACAGAAAATCCGGGTACTGAGCACCGGGTACGCCACGGCCGGCCGGCACATGACCCAGTGGAACGCCGGCGACCAGCCGTCCGGCATCTACTTCTTCCGACTGACCGCCGACGGCCGGACGCTCATCAAAAAAGCTACCCTGCTGAGGTAA
- a CDS encoding lamin tail domain-containing protein, with amino-acid sequence MKLSTLIRGTLLFFLPAMLLAQPDHVVISEFVVQPDPGEYITVHNPTGNTVDLSDYYITDATDTVEGDYYYNLPSGADYWSGAGTDFIARFPDGFTIDAGANVIIAIHSESDYQNEYGSLPDLVLKEDFRPAEAGESTIGGIPFILDDNQETLVLFTWDGSASTVQDVDYLLWGGRLQAIDKTGISGHSADTPADQQEFMSSHGVGDKLQRISGEGTETQSGGNGITGHDETSENLSSTWQTASVGNTKPEISNVALTPASPMIDANLTFSAQVTDDGSVASVELAYTFGGNENSSAMSPGQNDTYSVTLDAMGEAGTLNYRVRATDDTGLRDSTRIFSVEISEPAPEITIAEIVDNLSEYDGQTVTVDGVVTMPAGQLRTTFTEAYFQDESGQGIILYRSSLDTSFHRGDSLEVTGTVTDFNGTPELEYTGMTSLKENAELPVVELTIEEFNTLEYNWTYVEVWGKITARQDLVGGGTNVTIEDPTGATTTVRIWNSTNLLYNEDEDLVSQAMDDLLQVGNLVDVRGVASEFNGESQVQPAFPDEISEHQEGEVGDYQAELNVAPYPFVPQLGENIAYEFSYPANSRIKLRIYDTSGRYVTSLYDEFRGLSFYIEGTWDGRNEINEIVPAGVYVMHLEVTDVQTGDLSTDTAPVVIGVYGK; translated from the coding sequence GTGAAATTGTCTACTCTGATACGCGGAACCCTGCTCTTTTTTCTCCCGGCCATGCTACTGGCGCAGCCGGATCACGTGGTGATCTCGGAGTTTGTTGTGCAGCCCGACCCCGGGGAGTATATCACGGTTCATAATCCTACGGGAAACACCGTTGATCTCTCCGACTACTACATCACCGACGCCACCGACACAGTCGAAGGCGATTACTACTACAACCTGCCCTCCGGCGCGGATTACTGGAGCGGAGCTGGCACCGATTTTATCGCCCGGTTCCCGGACGGTTTTACCATAGATGCCGGGGCCAACGTGATCATTGCCATTCACTCCGAATCCGATTACCAGAACGAGTACGGTTCCCTGCCGGATCTGGTGCTGAAGGAGGATTTTCGTCCGGCGGAGGCCGGCGAATCCACAATTGGCGGCATCCCGTTTATTTTGGATGACAATCAGGAAACGCTGGTGCTCTTCACCTGGGATGGTTCCGCCTCCACGGTGCAGGACGTGGACTACCTCCTCTGGGGCGGTCGCTTGCAGGCCATCGATAAAACAGGAATCTCCGGACACTCTGCGGATACGCCGGCCGATCAGCAGGAGTTTATGTCCAGCCACGGCGTGGGAGACAAGCTCCAGCGCATCAGCGGCGAGGGGACGGAGACCCAGTCCGGCGGCAACGGTATCACCGGTCACGACGAGACCAGCGAAAATCTGAGCAGCACCTGGCAGACAGCTTCGGTGGGGAACACTAAGCCGGAAATCAGCAACGTAGCACTTACTCCTGCGTCGCCGATGATTGACGCTAATCTCACCTTCTCTGCACAGGTAACCGACGACGGATCGGTGGCGAGCGTCGAACTGGCCTACACGTTCGGAGGCAATGAAAACTCGTCGGCCATGTCCCCTGGCCAGAACGATACCTACAGCGTAACGCTCGATGCGATGGGGGAAGCCGGGACGCTGAATTATCGAGTCCGCGCCACAGACGACACCGGTTTGCGGGACTCCACCCGAATCTTCAGCGTGGAGATTTCAGAACCGGCGCCGGAAATCACCATCGCTGAAATCGTCGACAATCTCTCCGAGTACGACGGCCAGACCGTCACCGTGGACGGCGTGGTCACCATGCCGGCCGGGCAGCTGCGAACAACGTTCACCGAGGCGTATTTCCAGGACGAATCCGGCCAGGGGATCATCCTGTACCGCTCGTCGCTGGATACCTCGTTTCATCGCGGCGATTCCCTGGAAGTCACCGGCACGGTTACCGATTTCAATGGAACACCGGAGCTGGAATACACGGGTATGACGTCACTGAAGGAAAACGCCGAGCTCCCGGTGGTTGAGTTGACCATCGAAGAATTTAATACGCTTGAGTACAACTGGACGTACGTGGAGGTCTGGGGTAAAATCACCGCCCGGCAGGATCTTGTAGGTGGTGGGACAAACGTTACCATTGAAGATCCCACCGGCGCCACCACCACCGTCCGGATCTGGAATTCCACGAATCTGCTGTACAATGAGGATGAGGATCTGGTGAGCCAGGCCATGGACGACCTCCTGCAAGTTGGCAACCTGGTTGACGTCCGGGGTGTTGCCAGCGAGTTTAACGGCGAGAGCCAGGTACAGCCGGCGTTTCCGGATGAGATTTCCGAGCACCAGGAGGGCGAGGTCGGCGACTACCAGGCGGAATTGAACGTGGCGCCGTATCCGTTCGTGCCGCAGCTGGGGGAGAATATCGCGTACGAGTTCAGCTATCCTGCCAACAGCCGAATCAAGTTGAGAATCTACGATACCTCGGGCCGCTACGTGACCTCGCTCTACGACGAATTCCGCGGACTCTCCTTCTACATCGAGGGCACCTGGGACGGCCGGAACGAGATCAACGAGATCGTGCCGGCCGGCGTCTATGTGATGCACCTGGAGGTCACCGACGTGCAAACTGGCGATCTCTCCACGGATACCGCCCCGGTGGTAATTGGAGTGTACGGGAAATGA
- a CDS encoding type IX secretion system membrane protein PorP/SprF, whose protein sequence is MIKVITTIVVGVMVVLAGFNAQGQVTSSQAYYGARNAALAGSDVAHQDDAWAVFNNPAALSGMQGLSGVFSYENTLGQSFLPHALGAVVYPMENWGSVGLGFENLAVNYVGQDLTSETAVGFYHGFDLQNDANSTLSFGYGVKYLQVDYGQSAGPSGDGSDGIDLGVSRAVGLDIGFLASLRERHYLGAKVHNINSPQMGSGNARVDLPIKLQIGAAYSPYHLVWTTFAMTREAGTETQYHAGLEYRIIDQLTLYSGVHSNPNRFGAGLRIRYKFLMADYGMITHPVFPLTHQFSLGFAL, encoded by the coding sequence TTGATTAAAGTAATTACCACAATTGTGGTTGGTGTCATGGTCGTGCTTGCTGGATTCAACGCCCAGGGACAGGTGACGTCGTCGCAGGCGTATTACGGGGCGCGGAACGCGGCGCTGGCCGGCAGCGACGTGGCGCACCAGGATGACGCCTGGGCGGTTTTCAATAACCCGGCGGCGCTGTCGGGCATGCAAGGTCTCTCAGGGGTCTTTTCCTACGAAAATACCCTGGGACAGTCATTTCTTCCGCATGCGCTGGGCGCTGTGGTTTATCCCATGGAAAACTGGGGTAGCGTTGGACTGGGATTCGAGAATCTTGCCGTCAACTACGTGGGCCAGGATCTCACCAGCGAGACGGCCGTCGGCTTTTACCACGGATTCGATCTCCAGAATGATGCGAATTCTACGCTCTCCTTCGGCTACGGCGTCAAATACCTCCAGGTGGATTACGGTCAGTCCGCTGGGCCGTCCGGCGACGGCTCCGACGGCATCGATCTCGGCGTAAGCCGGGCGGTAGGACTGGATATCGGCTTCCTCGCCAGCCTCCGGGAGCGGCATTACCTGGGCGCGAAGGTGCATAACATCAACTCCCCGCAGATGGGCAGCGGCAACGCCAGAGTCGATCTACCGATAAAACTGCAGATCGGCGCGGCCTATTCGCCGTATCATCTGGTCTGGACGACCTTTGCCATGACCCGAGAGGCCGGCACCGAAACCCAGTATCACGCCGGACTCGAATACCGTATTATCGATCAGTTGACGCTCTATTCCGGCGTTCACTCGAATCCTAACCGGTTTGGCGCTGGACTCCGGATTCGCTACAAATTCCTCATGGCGGACTACGGAATGATCACCCATCCGGTCTTTCCCCTGACCCACCAGTTCAGCCTGGGATTCGCTCTGTGA